In one window of Anaerobacillus alkaliphilus DNA:
- a CDS encoding putative holin-like toxin, producing MTTFEAFSLIAQFGLLLITAFTFIITIVVYVTKKK from the coding sequence TTGACGACATTTGAGGCATTTAGTCTAATCGCTCAATTTGGCTTATTACTAATAACAGCCTTTACATTCATCATAACGATTGTCGTCTACGTAACAAAAAAGAAATAG
- a CDS encoding ABC transporter permease codes for MTMFNKSLFIHFVKSNVKVFSIIAGALSLLIGIVMSVFTPETMHDIAQASIDAPVSPLGDITTLIAFIANQYFGNFALIFAMIYSVIIGNKLIADQVDKGSMAFHLSTPITRTQYTLTSTIFFISTLVVMFGLIFVVGYAVAELVQPGELPVEKFFMLTLGSLLLNIAISGITFFASCLFNRSSQSLALGAGLTLFFFAMNMLSGMNDSLEILKNVTIITLYDSNAIIQSGSYGPQLIILVGLTLVLYLAGILVFKRKDLPL; via the coding sequence ATGACTATGTTTAACAAGTCCTTATTTATCCATTTTGTAAAATCAAATGTAAAAGTATTCTCTATCATTGCAGGAGCACTTTCCCTCTTAATAGGGATTGTTATGAGTGTTTTCACTCCGGAAACCATGCATGATATTGCACAGGCAAGCATCGATGCTCCTGTAAGTCCCTTGGGTGATATAACAACCTTAATTGCATTTATAGCAAATCAATACTTTGGTAACTTCGCCCTCATCTTTGCAATGATTTATTCCGTTATAATAGGAAATAAGCTAATAGCAGATCAAGTAGATAAAGGCAGCATGGCCTTTCATCTGTCAACTCCTATCACAAGAACCCAATACACTCTTACCAGCACCATCTTCTTTATTTCTACACTAGTAGTCATGTTTGGGTTGATCTTTGTTGTAGGGTACGCAGTCGCTGAACTAGTTCAGCCTGGTGAGTTGCCTGTAGAGAAGTTCTTCATGCTAACATTAGGCTCTTTATTATTAAATATAGCAATTAGCGGTATTACTTTTTTTGCATCTTGTTTGTTCAACCGTTCAAGCCAATCCCTTGCCCTTGGTGCAGGACTAACCCTGTTTTTCTTTGCTATGAATATGCTTTCTGGTATGAATGACAGTCTGGAAATCCTTAAAAATGTTACGATCATTACGCTCTACGATTCCAATGCCATCATTCAAAGTGGAAGCTATGGTCCACAATTAATCATCCTAGTAGGGTTAACCCTTGTCCTCTATCTAGCAGGGATACTCGTCTTTAAACGAAAAGATCTACCATTGTAA
- the guaC gene encoding GMP reductase, with the protein MDNVFDYEDIQLIPAKSIVKSRTECDTSVEFGGRRFKLPVVPANMQTIIDEKVAIYLAENDYFYIMHRFQPETRIDFIRNMNERGLYSSISVGVKDEEYNFILQLAEEGLVPEYITIDIAHGHSNAVIEMIKHIKTHIPQSFVIAGNVGTPEAVRELERAGADATKVGIGPGKVCITKIKTGFGTGGWQLAALRWCAKAASKPIIADGGIRTHGDIAKSVRFGASMVMIGSLFAGHEESPGETVEIEGKLCKEYFGSASEFQKGERKNVEGKRMYVEHKGSLQDTLTEMEQDLQSSISYAGGNTLDSIRHVDYVIVKNSIFNGDKVY; encoded by the coding sequence ATGGACAACGTGTTTGACTATGAAGATATTCAATTAATTCCGGCAAAAAGTATTGTAAAGAGTCGTACCGAATGTGATACATCGGTGGAATTTGGTGGTAGAAGATTTAAACTACCAGTCGTTCCTGCGAATATGCAAACGATTATTGATGAAAAAGTTGCGATTTACTTAGCTGAAAATGACTATTTCTATATCATGCATCGCTTTCAACCAGAAACTCGAATTGACTTTATTCGAAACATGAATGAACGTGGCTTATATTCTTCCATCAGTGTTGGCGTGAAAGATGAAGAATATAACTTTATCCTTCAATTAGCCGAAGAAGGACTTGTACCTGAATATATTACGATTGATATTGCCCATGGCCATTCTAATGCTGTAATTGAAATGATCAAGCATATCAAAACACATATCCCTCAAAGTTTTGTCATCGCAGGAAATGTTGGTACGCCTGAAGCAGTTAGAGAATTAGAGCGTGCCGGTGCTGACGCGACAAAAGTAGGTATCGGACCTGGGAAAGTTTGTATAACAAAAATCAAAACTGGATTTGGTACAGGTGGATGGCAATTAGCTGCCCTACGTTGGTGCGCAAAAGCTGCAAGTAAACCAATCATCGCAGACGGCGGTATCCGTACGCATGGCGACATCGCTAAATCAGTACGCTTTGGTGCGTCAATGGTAATGATCGGTTCTTTATTTGCTGGCCATGAAGAATCTCCTGGAGAAACAGTTGAAATTGAAGGAAAGCTATGCAAAGAATACTTTGGTTCGGCTTCTGAGTTCCAAAAAGGAGAAAGAAAAAATGTTGAAGGTAAGAGAATGTACGTCGAGCACAAAGGTTCTCTACAAGATACGTTAACCGAAATGGAACAAGATCTTCAGTCCTCCATTTCGTATGCAGGTGGTAACACATTAGATTCAATCCGTCACGTTGACTATGTTATCGTAAAAAATTCAATTTTCAACGGTGATAAAGTATACTAA
- a CDS encoding DNA alkylation repair protein encodes MQIQDITSEFKLIENKEKAIGMSAYMKNHFDFYGIQSPERRKITSKLFKEGQVGKTPIDWKMVFDLWEQREREYQYVAVDFLVKSKKYLVADDLTQVKKLITSKSWWDTVDAIASNVVGQIVRTYPEQVNMMDEWIEDDNMWVRRTAILHQLSYKESTDEDRLFSYCEKHANDTEFFIAKAIGWALREYGKTKPQSVIEFVEKTPLQKLSKREALKHLGK; translated from the coding sequence ATGCAAATTCAAGACATAACGAGCGAATTTAAATTAATAGAGAATAAGGAAAAAGCAATAGGGATGTCAGCCTATATGAAAAATCATTTTGACTTTTATGGAATCCAGAGTCCAGAAAGAAGAAAGATTACTTCGAAATTATTCAAAGAGGGGCAAGTCGGTAAGACACCTATTGACTGGAAGATGGTTTTTGACCTTTGGGAACAACGCGAGAGGGAATATCAATATGTTGCGGTAGATTTTTTAGTGAAATCGAAGAAATACCTCGTAGCTGATGATTTAACACAAGTAAAAAAACTGATAACTTCAAAGTCTTGGTGGGATACAGTAGATGCCATCGCAAGTAATGTTGTTGGGCAGATTGTAAGGACATATCCTGAACAGGTTAACATGATGGACGAGTGGATTGAAGATGACAACATGTGGGTAAGAAGGACAGCCATCTTGCATCAACTATCCTATAAGGAAAGTACTGATGAAGACCGTCTGTTTAGTTATTGTGAAAAGCATGCAAATGATACGGAGTTTTTTATCGCCAAAGCCATTGGGTGGGCATTAAGAGAATATGGAAAAACCAAGCCACAATCCGTCATTGAGTTCGTAGAAAAAACGCCGCTTCAAAAACTTAGCAAGCGTGAGGCACTTAAGCATTTGGGGAAGTGA
- a CDS encoding ABC transporter ATP-binding protein has product MTAINIQHLTKDYGNNKGIFDISLKIEEGEVFGFLGPNGAGKTTTIRNLLGFTKPQSGKATILNFDCWKQPKEIQKHLGYLPAEIAFPENMTGTQLIKHAAKMRGLQDMAKAKQLIEMFDLDPSALIKRMSKGMKQKVGIVCAFMHDPQILILDEPTTGLDPLMQSKFVELIHQEKHKGKSILMSSHLFEEIEGTCDSIAMIKQGKIISVMQSQDFKHFDKYTFTITFQKLPDFESMQTENFVMKKITKDTLQVVVEVDDFKINELIRALAKRDVTSIREMKYSLEDYFMNFYKGEKHDYV; this is encoded by the coding sequence ATGACAGCAATAAACATCCAACATCTTACAAAAGATTACGGAAACAATAAGGGTATTTTTGATATTTCTTTAAAAATTGAGGAAGGAGAGGTATTCGGCTTTTTAGGTCCTAACGGTGCTGGTAAAACAACGACAATTCGGAATTTATTAGGATTTACTAAACCACAAAGTGGCAAGGCCACCATTTTAAATTTCGATTGCTGGAAGCAGCCCAAAGAAATTCAAAAACATCTCGGTTATTTACCTGCAGAGATTGCTTTTCCTGAAAACATGACTGGTACACAACTCATTAAGCATGCTGCTAAAATGCGTGGTCTCCAGGATATGGCAAAGGCTAAACAATTAATAGAGATGTTCGACTTAGATCCATCAGCACTAATAAAGCGAATGTCCAAGGGTATGAAACAAAAGGTTGGGATTGTTTGTGCCTTTATGCATGACCCACAAATTCTCATTCTTGACGAACCAACAACAGGGCTTGATCCTCTTATGCAATCAAAATTTGTTGAACTAATTCACCAGGAAAAACACAAAGGGAAAAGTATCCTTATGTCTTCTCATCTTTTTGAGGAGATTGAAGGAACCTGCGATAGTATTGCAATGATCAAGCAAGGTAAAATAATTTCGGTAATGCAGTCTCAGGATTTTAAACATTTCGATAAATACACATTTACGATAACATTTCAAAAACTACCGGACTTTGAATCTATGCAGACAGAAAATTTTGTCATGAAAAAGATTACTAAGGATACCTTGCAGGTCGTGGTAGAAGTAGATGACTTTAAAATTAACGAACTCATTCGTGCTCTTGCCAAAAGAGATGTCACTTCCATTCGTGAAATGAAGTACTCACTAGAAGATTATTTTATGAACTTTTATAAAGGAGAGAAGCATGACTATGTTTAA
- a CDS encoding GntR family transcriptional regulator translates to MKERSSDLIEKALISSILTGEYKPGESMLSERDLATSFSVGRPTIREVLQRLERDGWITIRKNSPAIVNEYWKQGNLMTIVNILKASPEIPDQFIEYVLELRISLTPTYTKDAITQHPVKVIALFTNLDELEDDASSFASFDWHLQQGLAKLSSNPIYLLILNSFKDVYLRLGEKYFQEASHREASRKFYDDFLQALFEKDVEGTERLSLEMMKRSLELWKTKKSRSDQYEE, encoded by the coding sequence ATGAAAGAGCGCTCGTCTGATCTTATTGAAAAAGCGTTAATATCGTCTATTTTAACAGGAGAGTATAAACCTGGGGAGAGTATGTTATCTGAAAGAGACCTAGCTACATCTTTTTCTGTAGGACGCCCAACGATCAGGGAAGTTCTTCAGAGATTAGAACGGGATGGGTGGATTACCATTCGTAAAAATAGTCCAGCGATTGTCAATGAATATTGGAAACAAGGAAACTTAATGACAATTGTCAATATTCTAAAAGCATCACCAGAAATACCTGATCAATTCATTGAATATGTCCTTGAGCTTCGTATTTCCCTTACACCTACCTACACGAAGGATGCGATTACTCAACATCCTGTGAAAGTGATTGCTCTCTTTACCAATTTAGATGAACTTGAAGATGACGCTAGTTCTTTTGCTTCGTTTGACTGGCATCTCCAACAAGGACTCGCTAAGTTATCATCTAATCCGATTTATTTACTTATTCTTAATAGCTTTAAAGATGTGTATCTGAGGTTAGGTGAAAAGTATTTTCAGGAAGCTAGTCACAGAGAGGCTTCACGAAAGTTTTATGATGATTTTTTACAAGCGCTTTTTGAGAAAGATGTTGAGGGTACTGAAAGGTTATCTCTAGAAATGATGAAGAGAAGTTTAGAACTATGGAAAACTAAAAAGAGCAGGAGTGATCAATATGAAGAATAA
- a CDS encoding LLM class flavin-dependent oxidoreductase yields MEIGISTFVETTPDVHTGEVISHAKRLRNVVEEIVLADQVGLDVFGVGEHHREDFAASSPAVVLAAAASRTKNIRLTSAVTVLSSADPVRVFQEFSTLDGISNGRAEIMAGRGSFIESFPLFGYDLKDYNELFDEKLELLLKIRDSEKVTWKGGHRPAINNLGVYPRPEQNPLPVWIGSGGNTESVIRAGLLGLPLVLAIIGGSPVQFAPLVKLYKRAAAQAGHDPSKLPVASHSHGFIAESTQTAADKFFPSTQYVMNVIGRERGWGHYDRASFDAARSFEGALYVGNSTTVAEKIIHLRKNVGITRFMLHVPVGSMPHEDVMNAIKLLGTEVAPQVREEVSKWEAENPEN; encoded by the coding sequence ATGGAAATTGGAATTAGTACGTTTGTAGAAACTACACCTGATGTACATACCGGTGAAGTAATAAGTCATGCAAAACGATTACGGAATGTTGTCGAGGAGATTGTTCTAGCGGATCAAGTTGGTTTGGATGTATTTGGTGTAGGTGAGCATCACCGTGAAGATTTTGCGGCATCATCTCCAGCAGTTGTTTTGGCTGCTGCCGCATCACGAACAAAAAACATCCGGTTAACAAGTGCAGTTACGGTACTATCATCTGCCGATCCTGTCCGAGTGTTTCAAGAATTTTCAACACTTGATGGTATCTCTAATGGACGAGCGGAAATTATGGCCGGAAGAGGCTCCTTTATCGAATCCTTTCCGTTGTTTGGCTATGATTTAAAGGATTATAATGAGCTTTTTGATGAAAAATTAGAGCTTTTATTAAAAATTCGTGACTCAGAAAAGGTAACTTGGAAGGGTGGACATCGTCCGGCAATTAATAACTTAGGAGTGTATCCAAGACCAGAGCAAAACCCTTTACCTGTCTGGATTGGTAGTGGTGGAAATACAGAATCGGTGATCCGTGCAGGCCTACTTGGACTGCCACTCGTACTAGCAATCATCGGTGGGAGCCCAGTACAATTTGCTCCTCTCGTAAAATTATATAAAAGAGCAGCAGCACAAGCTGGTCACGACCCATCAAAACTACCAGTAGCCTCTCACTCACATGGGTTTATTGCAGAGTCAACCCAAACAGCAGCGGATAAATTTTTCCCTTCTACTCAGTATGTGATGAACGTAATTGGTCGTGAGCGAGGTTGGGGCCATTATGATCGTGCAAGCTTTGACGCTGCAAGAAGCTTTGAGGGTGCGTTATACGTGGGAAATTCAACTACAGTTGCTGAAAAAATCATCCATCTTCGTAAAAACGTCGGTATTACAAGGTTTATGCTTCATGTTCCTGTTGGTTCCATGCCTCATGAAGATGTAATGAATGCGATCAAGTTGTTAGGAACAGAGGTTGCTCCGCAAGTTCGTGAGGAAGTTTCAAAATGGGAAGCTGAAAACCCTGAAAATTAA
- a CDS encoding DUF962 domain-containing protein → MNERLRKNLIQYQSAHKNKWNQLLHYFAFMFAFIAWIFLFINLKVTICLALLHYAFSWVGHFYFEKNKPAAFKYPLLGFYAGFIWFFLLSFEFITRKKVLPK, encoded by the coding sequence ATGAATGAAAGATTAAGAAAAAATTTGATCCAATACCAAAGTGCACACAAGAATAAGTGGAACCAACTATTGCATTATTTTGCTTTTATGTTTGCTTTTATTGCATGGATTTTTTTGTTTATAAATTTAAAAGTAACTATTTGCTTGGCTTTATTACATTATGCTTTTTCATGGGTAGGTCACTTTTATTTTGAAAAAAATAAACCTGCGGCATTTAAGTATCCTCTGCTTGGGTTTTATGCCGGATTTATTTGGTTCTTTCTGCTTAGCTTTGAGTTCATTACAAGAAAAAAGGTATTACCAAAATAA
- a CDS encoding DUF1801 domain-containing protein, with protein sequence MAYELKTKETENSVIEFIESVESDRKREDAYRLLDIFTETSGYPAKMWGPSIIGYGSYHYKYASGHEGDAPLVGFSPRKGKISLYFATGDTERVLRDFGKHTTGKACVYINKLADIDVDVLKALITQSIKFLQETYPND encoded by the coding sequence ATGGCGTATGAGTTAAAAACAAAAGAAACTGAAAATAGTGTGATTGAATTTATTGAGAGTGTTGAAAGTGACCGTAAACGAGAAGACGCCTATCGGTTATTAGACATTTTTACAGAGACATCCGGTTACCCTGCAAAAATGTGGGGACCAAGTATCATCGGATATGGTTCTTATCACTATAAATATGCTTCAGGACACGAAGGAGATGCGCCACTAGTTGGCTTTTCTCCGCGAAAAGGGAAAATTAGTTTGTATTTTGCTACTGGTGACACAGAAAGAGTATTAAGAGATTTCGGTAAGCATACGACTGGTAAAGCCTGTGTTTATATTAACAAGCTAGCAGATATTGATGTTGATGTATTAAAAGCATTAATTACACAATCGATAAAATTCTTGCAAGAAACGTATCCCAACGACTAA
- a CDS encoding TetR/AcrR family transcriptional regulator, translating into MKKNSAVTAQTKQNLLDAFWDLYCTTRIEKITIKEITKRAGYNRSTFYEYFTDVYDVLEQLENSLIAKLQELPIQQLSAPGDPFQLQALVNMYSQHSRYLMVLLGDHGDPAFQGKIKASMKPMIKEILVARGAKDGFELDYTLEYALSAMIGILSYWFNQENGPTIEKLMELLAELSSEGVMRKLM; encoded by the coding sequence ATGAAAAAAAATTCAGCAGTTACAGCACAAACAAAACAAAATCTACTAGATGCCTTCTGGGATCTATATTGCACTACGCGAATAGAGAAAATAACAATCAAAGAAATTACTAAGAGAGCTGGTTATAATCGATCGACATTTTATGAGTACTTTACCGATGTTTATGATGTCCTAGAGCAACTGGAAAACAGTTTGATTGCAAAGTTGCAAGAGTTGCCCATTCAGCAACTTTCCGCACCTGGTGATCCATTCCAGTTGCAAGCACTTGTCAACATGTATTCTCAGCATAGTAGATATCTTATGGTGCTACTTGGAGATCACGGAGACCCAGCCTTTCAGGGCAAAATTAAAGCCAGTATGAAACCAATGATAAAAGAAATCTTAGTTGCAAGGGGAGCGAAAGATGGTTTTGAACTAGACTACACATTGGAATATGCTTTATCAGCAATGATAGGCATACTAAGCTATTGGTTTAACCAAGAAAATGGTCCAACTATTGAAAAATTGATGGAGCTGCTTGCGGAACTTTCTAGTGAAGGTGTCATGAGAAAATTAATGTGA
- a CDS encoding pirin family protein, which translates to MTIEASDQMFKRSVKEHWYVRYSEASFPAVQKGWVLPTNRWYDFDPFILMAEDWFKKGTFSDHPHRGFQTITYVIDGRLEHIDNAGGHDILEPGDMQYMNAGWGAVHAEEGVEDDIAHTLQLWLNLPSELKNSPTSYQTVYSEDAPVVEFEGGSIKVFSGDIAGVTGPLMSAVPITMSEILLENGGAYELILPENHNAFLYVLSGDLDFGESYVNLQKHGVATLTFQETGDVTNPSSLKIKSNSRRSKVLVYSGAPIREEVVAYGPFVMNTMEEIQQAFRDFQAGKFGKIGSNSK; encoded by the coding sequence ATGACAATAGAGGCATCAGATCAAATGTTTAAACGAAGTGTAAAGGAACATTGGTACGTTCGCTATTCGGAAGCCAGTTTTCCAGCTGTTCAAAAAGGCTGGGTCTTGCCTACCAACCGGTGGTATGACTTTGACCCGTTCATTCTTATGGCAGAAGATTGGTTTAAAAAAGGTACATTTTCCGATCACCCTCACCGAGGCTTTCAAACCATTACCTATGTCATAGATGGACGACTTGAACATATCGATAACGCGGGGGGACATGATATTCTTGAACCAGGTGATATGCAATATATGAATGCTGGTTGGGGGGCGGTACATGCCGAAGAAGGGGTGGAAGATGATATCGCCCACACTCTTCAACTGTGGTTAAACTTACCTAGTGAACTAAAAAACTCTCCGACGAGCTACCAAACGGTATATTCTGAGGATGCTCCTGTTGTAGAGTTTGAAGGTGGCTCAATTAAAGTATTCTCAGGTGACATAGCAGGTGTGACGGGACCCCTTATGTCAGCCGTTCCAATTACGATGTCTGAAATTCTCTTAGAGAATGGTGGAGCGTATGAACTCATTTTACCAGAAAACCATAATGCATTTTTATACGTATTATCAGGGGATCTTGACTTTGGTGAAAGTTATGTGAATTTGCAAAAGCATGGGGTAGCAACATTAACGTTCCAAGAAACAGGAGATGTAACGAATCCCAGCTCGCTTAAGATAAAGTCAAACAGCAGACGCTCAAAGGTGCTAGTCTATTCCGGTGCTCCGATAAGAGAAGAAGTAGTTGCTTATGGACCGTTTGTGATGAATACAATGGAAGAAATACAACAAGCATTTCGTGACTTTCAAGCAGGAAAGTTTGGGAAAATAGGTTCAAATTCTAAGTAG
- a CDS encoding GyrI-like domain-containing protein, protein MKYETVTKPRYRAIGMKWDGPWSEISGLKSMIQTMSERVGELTHAVDPDTQLGLSYHLRPDGFVHYSVYEVGEEQTIPEGMIEFFVPEMTYLVTQHEKGQNIGQSYDNIARSLSDSEYKAFSEADIKYFDNLPIKHERYPRDRDLNDPHFEILIPIARK, encoded by the coding sequence ATGAAATATGAAACTGTTACAAAACCAAGATACCGGGCTATTGGTATGAAATGGGATGGGCCTTGGTCAGAAATCAGTGGGTTAAAAAGTATGATCCAAACGATGAGTGAGCGGGTGGGGGAATTGACACATGCTGTTGATCCCGATACGCAGTTAGGTTTGTCCTATCATTTACGTCCAGATGGATTTGTTCATTATTCCGTTTATGAAGTTGGTGAAGAACAAACCATTCCTGAAGGTATGATCGAGTTTTTCGTCCCGGAAATGACGTACTTAGTGACACAGCATGAAAAAGGTCAAAACATTGGGCAAAGTTATGATAACATTGCTAGGTCCTTATCCGACAGTGAATACAAGGCATTCTCAGAAGCGGATATTAAATATTTTGACAATCTTCCAATCAAGCATGAAAGGTATCCAAGAGATCGTGATCTGAATGATCCTCATTTTGAGATATTGATACCTATCGCTAGAAAATAA
- a CDS encoding LysM peptidoglycan-binding domain-containing protein, with translation MLKGKKTVIKMFALTLGMTTLLSFNTGVDAAVHEVKKGETLYRIANEYKMTVAELKEQNNLKSTIIFPGQKLTVKDPVTIHIVKKGDTLYSIARNNQMKVTELKAINQLTSHIIYPGQKLVVSKESMRDQLELNTQKGYMFTAEEPNTFQLFSTKYSNFFVRMEVLDQSLTLSDLKKHAEMYLKSTGKVTEVDQKHVQPFYKGAKLYFIASNSKISQSIVVKEVNGVPIRFTLHIPNMEESEDIVPALLKQLETLKVK, from the coding sequence GTGTTAAAAGGAAAAAAAACAGTAATTAAAATGTTCGCATTAACGTTAGGTATGACTACACTACTAAGCTTTAACACAGGGGTAGATGCAGCTGTCCATGAAGTAAAAAAGGGTGAAACACTGTATCGCATTGCCAATGAGTACAAAATGACAGTGGCAGAGTTGAAGGAACAAAACAATCTTAAAAGTACAATTATTTTTCCAGGACAAAAATTAACGGTTAAAGATCCAGTAACCATTCACATTGTTAAAAAAGGTGATACTTTGTATAGTATCGCTCGAAATAACCAGATGAAAGTCACTGAATTGAAAGCTATAAATCAATTAACATCCCATATTATTTACCCTGGCCAAAAGCTAGTTGTGTCGAAGGAAAGCATGCGAGATCAGCTTGAGTTGAATACTCAAAAGGGATATATGTTTACAGCGGAGGAACCTAACACCTTTCAGTTATTTTCTACGAAGTACTCAAACTTTTTTGTGAGAATGGAAGTTCTAGATCAATCACTTACGTTAAGTGATCTTAAAAAACATGCAGAGATGTATCTGAAATCAACTGGAAAAGTTACCGAAGTAGATCAAAAACATGTTCAGCCTTTCTATAAAGGTGCAAAACTGTACTTTATTGCTTCTAACTCAAAGATAAGTCAAAGCATTGTAGTAAAAGAGGTAAATGGGGTACCTATTCGTTTTACTCTGCATATTCCTAACATGGAAGAGTCTGAGGACATTGTTCCAGCGTTATTAAAGCAGTTAGAGACTTTAAAAGTTAAGTAA
- a CDS encoding sterol desaturase family protein yields MKNNWPIYRAFFFHVDILVMLAIGFLISSFIVWQGIELSLLAFFVIGIVTFMFSEYLTHRFFFHLKAPKNPFFLKILKRLHYDHHKYPNDFHLLFLPIWYSLPTFTLLSFIFYLFSQLLVGTLSFSLGLILMLLVYEWKHYVAHQPLKPRTQFGKWLKKTHTLHHFKNENYWYGVSTPFVDILFGTLKDEKEVETSATAKELEKRGS; encoded by the coding sequence ATGAAGAATAATTGGCCAATTTACCGTGCATTCTTTTTTCATGTGGATATTTTAGTAATGCTAGCCATTGGATTTTTGATTAGTAGTTTCATAGTATGGCAGGGGATTGAATTATCACTATTAGCTTTTTTTGTGATTGGTATTGTCACGTTTATGTTTAGCGAGTATTTAACTCACCGCTTCTTTTTTCATTTAAAAGCTCCTAAAAATCCATTTTTTCTGAAAATATTAAAGCGCTTACACTACGACCACCACAAATACCCAAATGACTTTCACTTATTATTTCTACCAATTTGGTATAGCTTACCTACTTTCACGTTGCTTTCTTTTATCTTTTATTTGTTTAGTCAACTACTAGTAGGGACTTTATCTTTTAGTCTTGGTCTAATTTTGATGCTGCTAGTTTATGAATGGAAGCATTATGTGGCACATCAGCCACTTAAACCTAGGACTCAATTTGGGAAATGGTTAAAGAAAACCCATACACTCCATCATTTTAAGAATGAAAACTATTGGTATGGGGTTTCAACTCCTTTTGTTGATATACTATTTGGCACATTAAAGGATGAAAAAGAAGTAGAAACAAGTGCAACTGCTAAAGAATTAGAAAAAAGAGGTAGCTGA